A genomic segment from Melospiza georgiana isolate bMelGeo1 chromosome 17, bMelGeo1.pri, whole genome shotgun sequence encodes:
- the SRMS gene encoding tyrosine-protein kinase Srms isoform X2, giving the protein MGYVPAAYVANLSQGTSAHRPWYFSKISRNEAEQLLLSPPNQHGSFLVRDSESSKGEYSLSVRNNAKVSHFRICKSPRGSLYIQKGHPFPNMEELLAFYTEHWKVIQSPLLQPCSPATPPERDGWERPRWEFTLRRKLGEGYFGEVWEGLWRNTVPVAIKIIKADMKAEDFTKEIQNLKRLRHEKLIQLHAVCSLEEPVYIITELMRKGNLHSYLNSPEGKSLGTSHLLNISCQVADGMRYLEEKHIVHRDLAARNILVGEELTCKIADFGLARLLKDDIYSTSSSTKIPVKWTAPEAANYRTYSLKSDVWSYGILLYEVFTYGQIPYEGMTNQETVRQITRGYRLPRPSPCPPEIYSIMLECWNGNTEERPTFLALREKLGFIYRRLLSSLS; this is encoded by the exons ctggTACTTCAGCAAGATCAGCCGAAATGAAGcggagcagctcctcctctcgCCTCCCAACCAGCACGGCTCCTTCCTCGTCCGCGACAGCGAGAGCAGCAAGGGCGAATACTCTCTCTCAG TGCGCAACAACGCCAAGGTCAGCCACTTCCGAATCTGCAAGAGCCCCCGGGGCAGCCTCTACATCCAGAAGGGACACCCCTTCCCCAACATGGAGGAGCTGCTCGCCTTCTACACGGAGCACTGGAAGGTCATCCAGAgccccctgctgcagccctgcagccccgcG ACTCCCCCCGAGAGGGACGGCTGGGAGCGCCCGCGCTGGGAGTTCACCCTGCGGAGGAAGCTGGGAGAGGGCTACTTTGGAGAGgtgtgggaagggctgtggAGGAACACCGTGCCAGTGGCCATCAAGATCATTAAAG CTGACATGAAAGCAGAAGACTTCACCAAGGAGATTCAGAACCTGAAGCGCCTGAGGCATGAGAAGCTGATCCAGCTGCACGCCGTGTGCTCCCTGGAGGAGCCCGTGTACATCATCACCGAGCTCATGCGCAAGGGCAACCTCCACAGCTACCTCAACA GTCCTGAAGGGAAGTCCCTGGGCACCTCCCACCTGCTCAACATCTCCTGCCAAGTGGCGGATGGGATGAGGTACCTGGAGGAGAAGCACATTGTCCACCGGGATCTGGCAGCCAGAAACATCCTGGTTGGAGAGGAGCTCACCTGCAAAATCGCTGATTTCGGACTTGCCCGGCTCCTCAAG GATGACATTTactccaccagcagcagcactaaaATCCCAGTGAAGTGGACGGCCCCAGAGGCAGCCAACTACCGCACCTACTCCCTCAAGTCCGACGTCTGGTCCTATGGGATTCTGCTCTACGAGGTCTTCACGTATGGACAGATCCCCTATGAAG GAATGACAAACCAAGAAACCGTACGGCAAATCACCAGGGGCTACCGCctgccccggcccagcccctgccctcctgAGATCTACAGCATCATGCTGGAGTGCTGGAATGGCAACACAGAGGAGCGTCCCACCTTCCTGGCCCTGAGGGAGAAGCTGGGCTTCATCTACAGGCGGCTGCTCAGCTCCCTCTCCTGA